The Candidatus Hydrogenedentota bacterium genome includes a window with the following:
- the der gene encoding ribosome biogenesis GTPase Der: MPKAKKLPLVAICGRPNVGKSTLFNRLIGKSRAIVHDEEGITRDRFFGNARWGDHQFRIVDTGGIVENPEDNVTLQMQAQVDAALNEARVIIFVVDGQQPLTRVDREVRDRLYKYSKPVLLAVNKLDNDNLVEQHQYDFFELGLGDPFPISSGHGLGIDALREAIVSHLPPPAAEAREDGDETADSDGDEDSEAGETPETDPRIKVAIVGKPNVGKSSFVNAILNEQRNIVDSVPGTTRDAIDVDFTWNDQEYVLIDTAGLRKKAGITRKVEQFSVSRSLRAVRRADVCLIMIDATEGMSEQDKRIIGYCRENGTAMILVWTKWDLIEDKARRFKAIGEELNLKMAQIHYVPYITISNVTRQRLFSVFEHIDRIYAESRKRIPTAEMNRFIDELKVLHKPPSQKGKHAKILYGTQASVKPTTVVLFVNQARLFHFSYLRFVENQLRQRFGFEGVPIHLELREGKPRA, from the coding sequence TTGCCTAAAGCAAAAAAACTCCCCCTGGTGGCCATCTGCGGGCGTCCGAACGTCGGTAAATCCACCCTCTTCAACCGCCTGATCGGAAAATCCCGCGCCATCGTCCACGACGAGGAGGGCATCACGCGCGATCGCTTCTTTGGAAACGCGCGATGGGGCGACCACCAGTTCCGCATCGTGGACACCGGCGGGATCGTCGAGAATCCCGAGGACAACGTCACACTGCAAATGCAGGCGCAGGTGGACGCCGCCCTGAACGAGGCCCGCGTCATCATTTTCGTCGTGGACGGCCAGCAGCCCCTGACCCGTGTCGACCGCGAAGTCCGCGATCGGCTCTACAAGTACAGCAAGCCCGTCCTGCTGGCCGTGAACAAGCTCGACAACGACAACCTCGTGGAGCAGCACCAGTACGACTTCTTCGAGCTCGGCCTCGGCGATCCCTTTCCCATTTCGTCCGGGCACGGGCTGGGTATCGACGCGCTGCGCGAGGCGATTGTCTCGCACCTGCCCCCGCCCGCGGCCGAAGCGCGCGAGGACGGCGACGAGACCGCCGATAGCGACGGCGACGAGGACAGCGAGGCCGGTGAAACGCCGGAGACCGACCCGCGCATCAAAGTGGCCATTGTCGGCAAGCCGAACGTCGGCAAGTCCTCATTCGTCAACGCCATCCTCAACGAGCAGCGCAACATCGTCGATTCCGTCCCGGGTACCACGCGGGACGCCATCGACGTGGACTTCACCTGGAACGACCAGGAATACGTCCTGATCGACACCGCCGGCCTCCGCAAGAAGGCGGGCATCACCCGGAAAGTCGAACAGTTCAGCGTAAGCCGCTCCCTGCGCGCCGTCCGCCGCGCCGATGTGTGTCTCATCATGATCGACGCCACCGAAGGCATGTCGGAACAGGACAAGCGCATCATCGGCTACTGCCGTGAAAACGGCACGGCGATGATCCTCGTATGGACCAAGTGGGACCTCATAGAGGACAAGGCCCGCCGGTTCAAGGCCATCGGCGAGGAGCTGAACCTGAAGATGGCGCAGATCCACTACGTGCCCTACATCACCATCTCCAACGTCACGCGCCAGCGCCTTTTCTCGGTGTTCGAGCACATCGACCGGATCTACGCCGAATCGCGCAAGCGCATCCCGACCGCCGAGATGAACCGCTTCATCGATGAGCTCAAGGTCCTGCACAAGCCCCCGAGCCAGAAAGGCAAGCACGCCAAAATCCTCTACGGCACCCAGGCCAGCGTGAAACCGACCACCGTCGTGCTCTTTGTCAACCAGGCCCGCCTCTTCCACTTCAGCTACCTGCGCTTCGTCGAAAACCAGCTGCGCCAGCGCTTCGGCTTCGAAGGCGTGCCCATCCACCTCGAGCTGCGCGAAGGAAAGCCGCGCGCATGA
- a CDS encoding CDP-alcohol phosphatidyltransferase family protein yields the protein MTCANRITVFRLLLVPVFCGLVFVYAPAMPWARHAALAVYALAALSDALDGYVARRWERPTPLGKRLDPLADKLLINLGFVFLAANPHLDPGVPMWFPVPLLLRDSIIVLGALLLNAFVAPVIINVRVTGKLTTLFQNITLVAALLGLSQLPWLIGATTLLVVASCAAYIYDGIQQVKTAGGQNLA from the coding sequence GTGACCTGTGCAAACCGGATCACCGTCTTCCGCCTGTTGCTCGTCCCCGTGTTCTGTGGCCTCGTTTTCGTGTACGCCCCGGCTATGCCCTGGGCGCGCCACGCGGCGCTGGCGGTCTACGCCCTCGCCGCGCTGTCGGACGCACTGGATGGCTACGTCGCGCGGCGCTGGGAACGGCCGACCCCGCTGGGGAAGCGGCTGGACCCCCTGGCGGACAAACTACTGATTAATCTCGGCTTTGTCTTCCTGGCGGCGAACCCCCACCTGGATCCGGGCGTTCCAATGTGGTTTCCCGTGCCCCTGCTGCTGCGCGACAGCATCATCGTGCTTGGAGCCCTGCTCCTGAATGCCTTTGTGGCCCCCGTTATCATCAACGTAAGAGTAACAGGCAAATTGACGACCCTATTTCAGAATATCACCCTGGTGGCCGCCCTGCTCGGGCTTTCCCAGCTGCCGTGGCTCATCGGCGCGACCACACTCCTGGTCGTGGCCTCCTGCGCCGCCTATATTTACGACGGCATTCAACAAGTAAAGACCGCCGGAGGGCAAAACCTTGCCTAA